From the genome of Scytonema hofmannii PCC 7110, one region includes:
- the thrB gene encoding homoserine kinase, producing MSVVSCTTITVPATTANLGPGFDCIGAALTLYNKFKFTHHSQGRWVITVTGAEAERVVTDESNLLYQAFVKFYEYIEISPPFVQIDISLGVPLAKGLGSSATAIVGGLIGANVLAGEPLSQSQLLELAIALEGHPDNVVPAFLGGCRLAATGVENQLLREKESLWEICEIPWSQEIVLVVAIPDFELSTKEARQVLPSEVSRADAIFNMAHLGLLLRGLETGKGDWLRTALQDRLHQPYRKVLIRGYDAVNSAAVGAGAYGLVISGAGPTLLALTDTVHADAVVIAMTDAWLREGVKAEVRSLSIDTQGARAVLNQL from the coding sequence TTGGTGCTGCTTTAACGCTGTACAACAAGTTTAAGTTTACTCACCACTCTCAAGGGCGATGGGTCATAACTGTGACGGGTGCTGAGGCTGAACGGGTTGTGACTGATGAAAGTAATTTACTGTATCAAGCTTTTGTAAAATTTTACGAATATATAGAGATATCGCCACCATTTGTGCAAATTGATATTTCTCTTGGCGTCCCGTTGGCGAAAGGTTTGGGGAGTTCGGCAACAGCAATAGTTGGTGGTTTGATTGGTGCGAATGTGTTGGCTGGTGAACCTCTGAGTCAGTCGCAGTTGTTGGAGTTGGCAATTGCTTTGGAAGGACACCCGGATAATGTTGTGCCTGCTTTTTTGGGTGGCTGTCGTTTGGCGGCGACGGGAGTGGAGAATCAATTGCTAAGAGAAAAAGAAAGTTTGTGGGAGATTTGTGAGATTCCTTGGAGTCAGGAAATTGTGCTGGTGGTGGCAATTCCGGATTTTGAGCTTTCAACGAAGGAAGCCAGACAGGTTTTGCCGTCTGAGGTGAGTCGTGCAGATGCTATTTTCAACATGGCGCATCTTGGCTTGTTATTGCGTGGTTTGGAAACTGGGAAGGGCGATTGGTTGAGGACTGCTTTGCAGGATAGGTTACACCAGCCTTATCGAAAGGTTTTGATTCGAGGTTATGATGCGGTGAATTCTGCTGCTGTTGGGGCTGGTGCTTATGGATTGGTAATTAGTGGCGCGGGACCAACGCTTTTGGCTTTGACGGATACGGTTCATGCTGATGCTGTGGTAATAGCTATGACAGATGCTTGGTTAAGGGAGGGCGTGAAGGCGGAAGTGCGATCGCTTTCTATTGACACTCAAGGAGCTAGAGCAGTACTAAATCAGTTGTGA
- a CDS encoding NAD(P)H-quinone oxidoreductase subunit 4, translating into MNAFEFPWLTAIITLPLVATAAIPLIPDKEGKTVRWYGLGVALADFALMIYAFWQHYDFQSSAFQLVEKYAWVPQLGMNWSVAVDGLSMPLLLLTGLINTLAIFAAWKVTKKPRLFYALMLVMYSAQIGVFLAQDLLLFFLMWEIELVPVYLLISIWGGEKRRYAATKFIIYTAAASIFILVAGFAMAFSGDTVTFDMATLGMKEYSKTLELLVYACFLIAFGVKLPIFPLHTWLPDAHGEASAPGSMILAGVLLKMGGYALIRINMEMLSNAHVVFAPVLAILGVVNIIYGACCAFAQNNLKRRLAYSSIAHMGFVLIGIASYSEMGISGAMLQMVSHGLIAASLFFLSGVTYERTHTLMMDKMGGMAKVMPKTFAIFTAGAMASLALPGMSGFVGELMVFLGLATSDVYSSSFKVVVVLLSAVGLILTPIYLLSMLREVFYGKQNQELVLDTVVQDVNSRELFITACLLIPIIGIGLYPKLATQAYDVKTMAVAMHARQVLPVVAKQQPTSLYSQIFTAPTLADSEVSGLVNIAE; encoded by the coding sequence ATGAATGCTTTCGAGTTCCCTTGGCTAACAGCCATAATTACATTGCCTCTGGTGGCTACCGCAGCCATTCCCTTGATTCCGGATAAAGAGGGCAAAACTGTCCGTTGGTACGGTCTGGGAGTAGCACTTGCAGATTTTGCGTTGATGATTTATGCCTTTTGGCAGCATTACGATTTCCAAAGTTCAGCATTCCAACTGGTTGAGAAGTATGCCTGGGTGCCTCAGTTGGGAATGAACTGGTCTGTAGCAGTCGATGGTTTATCAATGCCTTTGTTACTGCTGACAGGTTTAATTAATACTCTTGCAATATTCGCGGCTTGGAAGGTAACCAAAAAGCCGCGATTATTTTATGCGTTAATGCTGGTCATGTACAGCGCTCAGATCGGGGTGTTTCTTGCCCAGGATCTGCTGTTGTTCTTCCTGATGTGGGAAATTGAGTTGGTGCCAGTTTACCTGCTGATTTCTATTTGGGGAGGAGAAAAGCGTCGTTACGCAGCTACCAAGTTCATTATTTACACTGCTGCTGCATCGATCTTTATCTTGGTAGCAGGTTTTGCAATGGCATTCTCTGGAGACACTGTCACCTTCGACATGGCAACTCTGGGAATGAAAGAATATTCAAAAACATTAGAATTACTCGTCTATGCTTGCTTCCTAATTGCGTTTGGCGTCAAACTTCCCATTTTCCCCCTACACACTTGGCTTCCTGATGCTCATGGTGAAGCCTCTGCACCTGGTTCAATGATTCTTGCTGGAGTGTTGTTGAAGATGGGTGGATATGCGCTCATTCGTATCAACATGGAGATGTTAAGCAACGCTCATGTTGTTTTTGCCCCAGTTCTAGCGATTTTAGGTGTAGTGAACATTATTTACGGTGCTTGTTGTGCTTTTGCTCAAAACAACCTCAAGCGTCGCTTGGCATACTCATCAATTGCCCACATGGGATTTGTCCTGATTGGTATTGCCTCTTATTCAGAAATGGGGATCAGTGGTGCAATGCTGCAAATGGTTTCCCACGGTTTGATTGCTGCTAGCTTGTTCTTCCTCTCTGGTGTGACTTACGAGCGGACTCACACTTTGATGATGGATAAGATGGGTGGTATGGCAAAAGTTATGCCTAAAACCTTTGCTATTTTCACAGCTGGTGCGATGGCTTCCCTAGCATTACCTGGAATGAGTGGTTTTGTGGGTGAGTTGATGGTTTTCCTGGGACTTGCTACAAGCGATGTTTACAGTTCCAGCTTTAAAGTCGTCGTTGTGCTTCTCTCGGCTGTTGGTCTGATCTTAACTCCGATTTACTTGCTGTCCATGTTGCGTGAAGTGTTCTACGGCAAGCAAAATCAAGAGTTGGTTCTGGATACTGTAGTACAGGATGTCAACTCTCGCGAACTGTTTATTACTGCTTGCTTGTTAATTCCCATCATTGGTATCGGCTTGTATCCTAAGTTGGCAACACAAGCTTATGATGTGAAAACAATGGCAGTCGCAATGCATGCCCGTCAAGTTCTACCTGTTGTTGCCAAACAACAACCAACAAGCTTATATTCTCAAATTTTTACAGCCCCAACATTGGCTGATTCCGAAGTTTCAGGTTTGGTTAATATTGCTGAGTAA
- a CDS encoding type II toxin-antitoxin system HicB family antitoxin has translation MKDYHINIFYSEEDEGYIADIPDLKFCSAWGATPEEALHEVMLAKAAWLESATAESKLIPQPKYRPVIYQIS, from the coding sequence ATGAAAGACTACCATATTAACATTTTCTACAGTGAAGAAGATGAAGGTTACATTGCTGATATCCCCGATCTAAAATTTTGTTCTGCTTGGGGTGCCACACCAGAAGAAGCTTTACATGAAGTCATGCTTGCTAAAGCCGCTTGGTTGGAATCAGCAACAGCTGAAAGTAAGCTTATTCCTCAACCTAAATATCGTCCTGTTATTTATCAAATAAGTTAA
- a CDS encoding type II toxin-antitoxin system HicA family toxin — translation MKKRKLLEKALSGSKNLQFNELVILIEAFGFTLSRISGSHHIYNHPEVPEIINIQNRNGKAVPYQVRQFLSIIEQYNLTLENET, via the coding sequence ATGAAAAAACGCAAGCTCCTGGAAAAAGCACTTTCCGGTTCTAAAAATCTTCAGTTTAATGAGTTAGTTATCTTGATTGAAGCTTTTGGATTTACTTTGTCACGTATCAGTGGCAGTCATCACATATACAATCATCCCGAAGTGCCAGAAATTATTAATATTCAAAATAGAAATGGTAAAGCAGTTCCATATCAAGTACGTCAGTTCTTATCGATAATTGAACAGTATAATCTGACTTTGGAGAATGAAACATGA
- a CDS encoding DNA cytosine methyltransferase gives MARDKHNMVENLRPQQNKLRTALSLFSGAGGLDLGLIQAGFDILACIEIDPHCCHTLRASANSDGRSTRVIEDDIRNVNPTQLMGELLLLPGKLDLLCGGSPCQSFSQIGKRGCLEDERGTLLFEFVRFAEVSQPKAILIEQVKGLLNAPDRNGKIGGVYEMLQMQLQELGYDLKMKVIRAVEYGVAQMRERVFIVATKKDGSFEFPPPTHSDPSKPTLSLFPLPPYVNVGEVLRGLGEPISCKDDQLNDNHVDITPVGDRKRIHGVPEGSHLAKELHLPVEQRCKLTKKDTTKFRRLSRTEPSITLRCGEIFFHPTEDRYLTPREYMRIHGYPDSYLLKGPIRGRSGRVRYLDQHRQVANSVPPPVACAIGRAIQQALDLSELQQKQLLNYSE, from the coding sequence ATGGCAAGGGATAAGCACAATATGGTTGAGAATTTGCGACCCCAACAAAATAAATTACGAACTGCTTTATCACTCTTTTCTGGTGCTGGTGGCTTAGATTTAGGTCTCATCCAAGCAGGTTTTGATATCCTTGCTTGCATTGAGATCGATCCACATTGCTGTCATACTTTACGTGCAAGTGCAAACAGTGATGGGCGAAGCACTCGTGTGATTGAAGACGATATCCGTAATGTTAATCCAACGCAATTGATGGGGGAACTACTTCTATTACCGGGTAAACTTGATTTATTATGTGGGGGTAGTCCTTGTCAGTCATTTTCGCAAATCGGCAAACGCGGTTGTTTGGAAGATGAACGGGGAACATTACTGTTTGAATTTGTGCGTTTTGCAGAAGTGTCACAACCCAAGGCAATTTTAATCGAGCAAGTCAAAGGGCTTCTAAACGCACCAGATAGGAACGGTAAAATTGGTGGCGTCTACGAAATGCTTCAAATGCAGCTGCAAGAACTTGGTTACGATCTGAAGATGAAGGTCATTCGAGCAGTGGAATATGGTGTAGCTCAGATGCGTGAAAGGGTATTTATAGTTGCTACGAAAAAGGATGGGAGCTTTGAGTTTCCTCCTCCCACACACAGCGATCCCTCAAAACCTACTCTCTCTCTTTTTCCATTGCCACCTTATGTTAATGTTGGAGAGGTGTTAAGGGGGCTTGGTGAACCAATATCGTGTAAAGATGACCAACTGAATGATAACCATGTTGATATTACACCTGTTGGCGATCGCAAGCGCATTCACGGTGTCCCTGAAGGTTCACATCTGGCAAAAGAATTACACCTTCCTGTTGAGCAAAGGTGCAAATTGACTAAGAAAGACACCACAAAATTCCGCCGTTTGTCTAGGACAGAACCTTCCATAACTTTAAGATGTGGAGAGATATTTTTTCATCCAACTGAAGATCGCTACCTGACTCCTCGCGAGTATATGCGTATTCATGGCTATCCTGATAGTTACCTTTTAAAAGGACCAATTCGTGGTCGTTCTGGTAGGGTACGTTACCTGGATCAACATCGACAAGTTGCTAATTCTGTTCCGCCACCCGTTGCTTGTGCAATAGGTAGAGCAATTCAGCAAGCATTAGATCTTAGCGAGCTACAACAGAAACAGCTGCTAAATTACTCAGAGTGA
- a CDS encoding ISL3 family transposase, with product MKRIMTQLLNLPEVVVKSSLQEGQVLFISVHKKVKSAVCPHCGTRSEHLHQNQKYLVKDLPMGDKEVILDVNRRRFKCKKCRKTFSEKLNFVGTKKTYTHRYAENIVKQVINSNVSSVARNNGLTDEEVNSMIEDVAKNVMPIDLTNLRRLGIDEISLVKGQGKFIVVLVDIDSGKLIGLVKERKQIQIEKIMKQWGEKVLLQIEEVSIDMTGNYKYLVEKICPNALITVDRFHVTKVIHEELNQVRIAEKKIASELNVPEREKVFESLKGNKFTILKGENKLTEKQKDKLDKIREASPLIAIMHSLKEEFHDIFDKSEDLGTGMLRLIDWLKEAEPYYQKSVKTIKRWFGEVVGYFERKTTKVVVEGINNKLKLIKRSGFGFRNFHNFEIRALLSWHYDINLAR from the coding sequence ATGAAAAGAATAATGACCCAACTCTTAAATTTACCTGAAGTAGTAGTAAAATCAAGCCTGCAAGAGGGTCAAGTCTTATTTATATCAGTACATAAAAAGGTGAAAAGTGCTGTTTGTCCACATTGTGGTACAAGGTCAGAACATCTACATCAAAATCAAAAATATTTAGTTAAAGATTTACCAATGGGAGATAAAGAAGTAATACTAGATGTAAATAGACGAAGATTTAAGTGCAAAAAATGTCGAAAAACATTTAGTGAGAAGCTAAATTTTGTAGGAACAAAAAAGACATATACACATCGATATGCGGAAAACATTGTTAAACAAGTGATTAATAGTAATGTAAGTAGTGTAGCCAGAAATAATGGATTAACTGATGAAGAAGTAAATTCAATGATTGAGGATGTAGCGAAAAATGTGATGCCGATAGATTTAACAAATTTGAGAAGGTTAGGAATAGATGAAATTAGTTTAGTCAAAGGACAAGGTAAATTTATTGTTGTGCTAGTAGACATAGATTCAGGAAAATTAATAGGATTGGTAAAAGAAAGAAAACAAATTCAAATCGAAAAGATTATGAAACAGTGGGGAGAAAAAGTTCTTCTTCAAATAGAAGAAGTTAGTATTGATATGACAGGAAACTATAAATATTTAGTCGAGAAGATTTGTCCAAACGCCCTGATAACGGTAGATAGATTCCATGTTACAAAAGTCATACATGAAGAGTTAAATCAAGTTAGAATAGCAGAAAAGAAAATAGCATCTGAATTAAATGTGCCAGAGAGAGAAAAAGTATTTGAAAGTTTAAAAGGGAATAAATTTACAATTTTAAAGGGTGAGAATAAGCTGACAGAAAAGCAAAAAGATAAATTAGATAAAATTAGAGAAGCTTCTCCTTTAATAGCAATAATGCATTCATTGAAAGAAGAGTTTCACGATATATTTGATAAGAGCGAAGATTTAGGAACAGGAATGTTAAGACTAATCGATTGGTTAAAGGAAGCTGAACCTTATTATCAAAAAAGTGTCAAAACAATTAAACGGTGGTTTGGAGAAGTAGTTGGATATTTTGAGAGAAAAACAACGAAGGTCGTAGTAGAAGGAATTAATAATAAATTGAAGTTAATAAAGCGAAGTGGATTTGGCTTCAGGAATTTTCACAATTTTGAAATTAGAGCTTTACTTTCTTGGCACTATGATATTAATTTAGCACGCTAA
- a CDS encoding WGR domain-containing protein: MKRITLHCQEGTSDKVYEVDLCQINEGRYVVNFRYGRRGTNLKEGTKTTQPVSLAEAEKAFDKLVAEKTKKGYRDISIPVTSTSPQIQALQTTPAVSEDPRKQAILNRLANNKPSKWKLERAIWRAGELRISEATPLLLQLIGTGEPLRDYCIAWALGWCGDRAAIPALMHLYQNPSTPEFINRIAFEAIQKLSNPQAKAAWQMELIEFLPPELRVLARHGAAEEFKTALNYYLNHHDYKRYEVLDKIYQIDNQHVRPALLDIISHAPFKPNYFQRLRHIFKVAEYRHDAEVFSILAYRFDCEKANFSSNRDSVRLSDNTYLLKRFYRNYNHVTKRYEVKNEIEEELKHPQSRIAYSSNTRQYLCRRVWRTLKELGEESDAEYVRMAVSILLQYSDADAEPAWEKVFYHWERPNWTRVEIRRNWDAYARYLTFNHILYENSSRYELKLNSTAWRCREGYKPGNAEPTTREEAFPELWQQNPQALLQLLLKSQCLPVHNFATKSLRYCHKLCASIDVDILIKLIQKPYEVTAQFGFELALFNYNSKQPNKELVIAIANCLSQSARTQAYRWIEEKREYFLEDSIFIAALIVSEQTETRLFARRLLGYSILNDKQARVLIGRIIAELLALTPDRGGELAKEIGETLLLSFTPYLRSLGLSVVNDLLDHPLVEIQEIGVRILINHETRAENLPPQIIESLLASPHESLRVLGIRLFGQLPDEKLMGEEGVLIVAIAVNPVEEIRNAIKPIIRRLGTCYPNFAVQLASDFIEVLLITERHEGVHNFLVRLLREDLPGWMTSVSKDTALQFTKSLKISVNLLAVQQMLITQQYFMMSFRKSVVIKQLSCKLTLPVLKFKQPMKQLTKKSKSIYQIVG; encoded by the coding sequence ATGAAACGTATAACCCTTCATTGCCAGGAAGGGACATCAGATAAAGTTTACGAAGTGGATTTGTGCCAAATAAATGAGGGGCGCTATGTCGTCAATTTTCGCTATGGACGACGTGGCACAAATCTTAAAGAAGGTACGAAAACGACTCAGCCTGTATCTCTAGCAGAAGCAGAAAAAGCTTTTGACAAGCTAGTTGCGGAAAAAACAAAGAAAGGATACCGCGATATTTCCATCCCAGTAACTAGCACCTCCCCACAGATTCAAGCCTTGCAAACAACACCAGCTGTAAGCGAAGATCCGCGCAAACAGGCAATTCTCAACCGTCTTGCAAACAATAAGCCCAGTAAGTGGAAGCTAGAGAGGGCAATTTGGCGTGCTGGAGAACTGAGAATTTCTGAAGCCACGCCTTTACTACTCCAGCTGATTGGCACCGGCGAACCTCTGAGAGATTATTGTATTGCCTGGGCATTAGGTTGGTGTGGCGATCGCGCAGCTATTCCCGCACTCATGCATTTATATCAAAATCCTTCCACTCCCGAATTTATCAACCGTATTGCTTTTGAAGCAATCCAGAAACTCTCGAATCCACAAGCTAAAGCGGCTTGGCAAATGGAATTAATAGAGTTTTTGCCACCAGAACTGCGTGTATTGGCGCGACATGGTGCGGCAGAAGAATTTAAAACAGCTTTAAATTATTATTTAAATCACCATGACTACAAGCGTTATGAGGTGCTCGATAAGATTTATCAAATCGATAACCAACACGTTCGCCCAGCACTACTTGATATTATTTCTCATGCACCTTTCAAACCAAATTACTTCCAAAGACTGCGCCACATTTTTAAAGTCGCTGAATACCGTCATGATGCGGAAGTCTTTAGTATTCTTGCCTATCGTTTTGATTGCGAGAAAGCAAACTTTTCTAGCAACAGAGACTCTGTAAGGTTGTCAGACAACACCTATCTCCTCAAGAGATTTTATCGCAATTACAATCATGTTACTAAACGCTATGAAGTAAAAAATGAGATAGAAGAAGAACTCAAACATCCTCAATCAAGAATTGCTTACAGCAGCAACACTCGCCAATATTTATGTCGTCGGGTATGGCGCACTCTCAAAGAACTTGGAGAAGAAAGCGATGCTGAATATGTAAGAATGGCTGTTAGCATTCTTCTTCAGTATTCTGATGCTGATGCTGAACCTGCTTGGGAAAAAGTTTTCTATCATTGGGAACGTCCTAACTGGACTCGCGTTGAAATAAGGCGCAACTGGGATGCATATGCTCGATATTTAACCTTTAACCATATCCTCTACGAAAACAGTTCTCGCTATGAATTAAAGCTGAATTCCACAGCTTGGCGTTGTCGGGAAGGGTATAAACCTGGTAATGCAGAACCAACAACAAGAGAAGAGGCTTTTCCGGAACTTTGGCAACAAAACCCACAAGCATTGCTACAACTTTTATTAAAAAGTCAGTGTCTTCCGGTACATAATTTTGCTACTAAATCTTTAAGGTATTGTCACAAACTTTGTGCATCAATTGATGTAGACATCCTTATAAAACTTATTCAAAAACCTTATGAAGTGACAGCACAATTTGGTTTTGAACTAGCGCTTTTTAACTACAACTCCAAACAGCCAAACAAAGAATTGGTAATTGCTATAGCAAATTGCTTGTCACAAAGCGCTCGTACCCAAGCTTATCGTTGGATTGAGGAAAAACGCGAATATTTTCTTGAAGACAGCATTTTTATAGCAGCGTTGATCGTTAGCGAACAAACAGAAACACGCCTCTTTGCTCGTAGACTTTTAGGTTATTCGATTCTTAATGACAAACAAGCTAGAGTTTTGATTGGGCGTATTATTGCTGAGTTGTTAGCATTGACACCAGATAGGGGAGGAGAGTTAGCGAAAGAAATTGGCGAGACCCTTCTCTTGAGTTTTACACCATACTTACGTAGTTTGGGTTTGAGTGTTGTCAATGATTTATTAGATCACCCGTTAGTAGAAATTCAAGAAATAGGGGTTCGTATTTTAATTAATCATGAAACGAGGGCTGAAAATTTACCGCCACAAATCATTGAGTCACTCCTTGCTTCACCTCATGAATCATTACGGGTTCTCGGTATTAGATTGTTTGGACAGCTACCAGATGAGAAACTCATGGGTGAGGAGGGTGTTTTGATAGTAGCGATCGCAGTGAATCCTGTAGAAGAGATTCGCAATGCAATCAAACCTATTATCCGCCGTTTGGGAACATGTTACCCAAATTTTGCCGTACAGCTAGCATCGGATTTTATCGAAGTCTTGCTAATTACCGAGCGACATGAAGGCGTTCACAACTTCTTGGTGCGTCTTCTTCGGGAAGATTTACCAGGATGGATGACAAGCGTTAGTAAAGACACTGCTTTGCAGTTTACGAAGTCTTTAAAAATATCAGTGAATTTGCTTGCGGTACAACAAATGTTGATTACTCAGCAGTACTTTATGATGAGTTTCAGAAAGTCCGTAGTTATAAAACAACTCAGTTGCAAGTTGACCCTTCCGGTTTTGAAGTTCAAACAACCAATGAAGCAGCTTACAAAGAAGTCAAAATCGATCTACCAGATAGTTGGGTAA
- a CDS encoding PIN domain-containing protein has product MRFLVRDDEQQWQIADRYINEALQANEPCLINNIVLCEVVWVLRTSYKLSREKLIDTLEKILRANIFVFENREAIEWAIGQMKSGKADFSDYLITRLNQLAGCQETASFDTKLNQLEGIKLL; this is encoded by the coding sequence ATGCGTTTTTTGGTGCGGGATGACGAACAGCAGTGGCAAATTGCCGATCGCTACATTAATGAAGCCTTGCAAGCTAATGAACCTTGCTTGATTAACAATATTGTTCTGTGTGAAGTGGTTTGGGTTTTGCGAACCAGTTATAAACTAAGTCGAGAAAAACTCATTGACACGCTGGAGAAGATTTTAAGAGCTAATATTTTTGTGTTTGAGAATCGAGAAGCTATAGAATGGGCGATCGGGCAAATGAAATCTGGTAAGGCAGATTTTTCCGACTACCTAATTACCCGACTCAACCAGCTAGCTGGTTGCCAGGAAACCGCATCTTTTGATACTAAATTGAATCAGTTAGAAGGAATCAAATTGCTCTGA
- a CDS encoding TIGR03643 family protein yields the protein MKLPELNTDTIDRIIEMAWEDRTPFEAIEKQFGVSEKEVIALMRREMKASSFRMWRERVTGRKTKHKQKREFVAGRFKSDNQKT from the coding sequence ATGAAATTACCCGAACTTAATACCGACACAATCGATCGCATTATTGAAATGGCATGGGAAGACAGAACACCATTTGAGGCAATAGAAAAACAATTTGGGGTGTCAGAAAAAGAAGTCATCGCTCTGATGCGTCGTGAAATGAAAGCATCCAGTTTTCGGATGTGGCGGGAACGAGTGACTGGACGCAAAACCAAGCATAAGCAAAAGCGAGAGTTTGTTGCCGGTCGGTTTAAATCAGACAATCAAAAGACATAA
- the ureE gene encoding urease accessory protein UreE: MYTLTQRKQPNPDTVVTLTLALTAEERTRTRHRFETEDGQTVFVRLPRGMVLQDGEILLDETSGGLVRITAKPEPVLTVTAQTLLDLLRAAYHLGNRHVPVEIATTYLRLSPDPVLRTMLEQLGLEVKEEITPFQPESGAYGHHHAR, from the coding sequence ATGTATACTTTGACCCAGCGCAAGCAACCAAATCCAGATACAGTAGTGACTCTAACTCTGGCTTTAACTGCGGAGGAACGGACTCGCACCCGTCATCGCTTTGAAACGGAGGATGGACAAACTGTCTTTGTTCGTTTACCGAGAGGGATGGTATTGCAAGACGGAGAGATTTTGCTAGATGAAACGAGTGGGGGTTTGGTGAGAATCACTGCCAAACCAGAACCTGTTTTGACGGTCACTGCCCAAACACTGTTAGATTTACTTAGGGCGGCTTACCATTTGGGAAACCGCCATGTACCTGTAGAGATAGCAACAACTTATTTACGGTTATCTCCCGATCCAGTTTTACGCACAATGCTTGAACAACTTGGGCTGGAAGTCAAAGAAGAAATTACACCTTTTCAACCTGAATCGGGTGCTTATGGACACCATCATGCTCGCTGA
- a CDS encoding urease accessory protein UreF, translated as MDTIMLAENHLLCLLQLASPALPVGAYSYSEGLETLVENGTIKDRVTLQHWLEAELRYGAIRLEGAVMMRAYQSVKISDLKGLSYWNSWLSAARETEELRASSWQMGRSLIRLLVELLPQMVSITDAVGNPCNYAVAFGIAAAHWNIEVRAALLAYLHSWASNLITGGVKLLPLGQTAGQQVLLSLQELLVVAVEEIVELEDDNLSCCSWGLSLASMAHETQYTRLFRS; from the coding sequence ATGGACACCATCATGCTCGCTGAAAATCATCTTTTGTGTCTTTTACAACTGGCTAGCCCTGCTTTGCCAGTGGGTGCCTACAGCTATTCTGAAGGATTGGAAACATTGGTGGAAAATGGCACAATAAAAGACCGCGTCACCTTGCAACATTGGTTGGAAGCAGAGCTGCGTTACGGGGCAATTCGGTTAGAAGGTGCTGTTATGATGCGGGCTTATCAGTCTGTGAAAATCAGCGATCTAAAGGGGTTATCCTATTGGAATAGCTGGTTATCTGCCGCTCGTGAAACTGAGGAGTTACGCGCTTCTAGCTGGCAAATGGGGCGATCGCTCATCCGACTTCTGGTAGAATTGTTACCACAGATGGTGTCTATTACAGATGCTGTTGGTAATCCTTGCAATTATGCTGTTGCTTTTGGGATTGCTGCTGCACATTGGAATATTGAAGTACGAGCAGCACTATTAGCATATTTACATAGTTGGGCAAGCAATCTGATAACGGGTGGTGTAAAACTCCTTCCTTTAGGACAAACTGCAGGACAGCAAGTCCTGCTCTCGTTACAAGAATTACTTGTTGTTGCTGTAGAGGAGATTGTGGAGTTAGAAGATGATAACCTTAGCTGTTGTAGTTGGGGCTTATCTTTAGCAAGCATGGCTCATGAAACTCAATATACAAGGTTGTTTAGGAGTTAG